A genome region from Coprococcus phoceensis includes the following:
- a CDS encoding FtsW/RodA/SpoVE family cell cycle protein — protein sequence MGSVNVTTRKKQREKRKEKKQVEEGVVQYFDYSLLAIVIFLMCFGLVMLYSTSSYRAQIKYGDSMYFFKRQALISLASVFVMLVVAKINYHWYAKRSKILYIVAFVLMALVLTPLGIEVYGARRWIRLPLGQQMQPSEVMKIAIILFIPYLICQAGSKVKQPKEALKIFAWGVAAALGVYKLTDNMSTGIIVLGIVSIMLIIVYPKSAPIVVLGIAACIVGYAGLHLLGEYLESSGGFRMERILVWLDPEKYASDGGLQVVQGLYAIGSGGFFGKGLGNSAQKMIIPEVQNDMILAIICEELGVFGAIIVLVLFAILLYRLLFIAQNAPDLYGSLIVIGIFAHIALQVIFNVCVVLNLIPTTGITLPFISYGGTSILFLMIEMGIALGVSSRIRFEE from the coding sequence ATGGGGAGTGTAAATGTGACTACTCGTAAAAAACAAAGGGAAAAACGAAAAGAAAAAAAGCAGGTAGAAGAAGGTGTTGTTCAGTATTTCGATTACAGTCTGCTGGCAATTGTCATTTTTCTCATGTGCTTTGGGCTTGTCATGCTTTATAGTACAAGCTCTTATCGTGCGCAGATTAAATATGGGGACAGCATGTATTTTTTTAAACGTCAGGCGCTGATCAGTCTGGCGAGTGTGTTCGTGATGCTCGTAGTTGCGAAGATTAACTATCACTGGTATGCAAAGCGTTCAAAGATTTTGTATATTGTGGCGTTTGTCCTGATGGCGCTGGTGCTCACGCCTCTTGGAATTGAGGTGTACGGTGCAAGAAGGTGGATCAGACTGCCGCTTGGGCAGCAGATGCAGCCTTCAGAAGTGATGAAGATCGCAATTATCCTATTTATCCCATACCTGATTTGTCAGGCGGGAAGCAAGGTGAAACAACCAAAGGAGGCGCTTAAGATATTTGCGTGGGGAGTGGCAGCTGCGCTCGGAGTGTATAAGCTGACAGATAACATGAGTACGGGAATCATCGTGCTTGGAATTGTGAGCATTATGCTGATCATTGTCTATCCGAAATCAGCTCCTATTGTTGTACTTGGAATTGCTGCCTGTATTGTTGGATATGCGGGACTTCACCTTTTAGGCGAGTATCTGGAATCAAGTGGGGGTTTTCGTATGGAGAGGATTCTTGTGTGGCTGGATCCGGAGAAATATGCCTCAGATGGCGGACTTCAGGTTGTGCAGGGGCTTTATGCGATTGGTTCCGGCGGATTTTTTGGGAAAGGGCTGGGAAACAGTGCGCAGAAGATGATTATTCCGGAAGTACAAAATGATATGATTCTGGCTATTATCTGCGAGGAGCTAGGTGTATTTGGAGCGATTATCGTATTGGTATTGTTTGCAATACTGTTGTACCGGTTGTTGTTTATTGCACAGAATGCTCCGGATCTATATGGATCTTTGATCGTGATTGGAATTTTTGCACACATTGCATTACAGGTTATTTTTAATGTGTGTGTTGTGCTGAATCTGATTCCGACAACAGGAATTACACTCCCGTTCATCAGCTATGGGGGGACTTCGATTTTGTTTTTGATGATAGAGATGGGAATCGCTCTTGGTGTGTCAAGTCGTATTCGGTTTGAAGAATAA
- the asnB gene encoding asparagine synthase (glutamine-hydrolyzing), whose translation MCGFTGFVGAIENKEQVLENMMNTIVHRGPDSAGTFLDDDAALGFRRLSIIDISSTGDQPLYNEDRTKVLVFNGEIYNYQELREKLIEAGHEFKTHTDSETLLHGYEEWGEALVDRLRGMYGFVIWDREKKKMFGARDIFGIKPFYYAQMNGSFLFGSEIKSFVEHPKFDKVFNEEALGNYLSFQFVPTNETFFKGVYCLQPGHYFTYEDGKLEVTRYFEPNFTGDTDKSFDEVVDEIEKVMKESVEMHKISDVEVGSYLSSGVDSSYMAYLGQVDRTFTVGFGEEKYSEIHDAKEFAKSIHMKNDSKIIEPDEYWDALSDIMYYMDEPVADPAAIALYFLSKEAAKKVKVVLSGEGSDELFGGYNIYCEPLEYTGFNKVPLFIRRMLGAFAENCMPRSMKGRGFLMRHGKTLEERYIGNAKIFTEKEAKKAIKKGFEPGCMKVTAPIYERVKGKDPVTKMQYLDIHLWLVHDILMKGDKMGMANSLEVRVPFLDKQVLELAQTLPLQYKVDAPKTKIALRAAAERVIRSKTAEKKKLGFPIPIRVWLKEEKYYNRVKTQFSSKEAQQFFNVSYLLKLLEEHKAGKQDNSRKIWTVYIFLLWYDRYFANGKPIHPSMNNGQ comes from the coding sequence ATGTGCGGATTTACAGGATTTGTAGGAGCAATCGAGAATAAAGAACAGGTGCTTGAAAATATGATGAATACCATTGTACATCGTGGACCAGACAGTGCAGGGACGTTTTTAGATGACGATGCAGCGCTTGGATTTCGACGCTTGAGTATCATCGATATCTCTTCGACAGGTGACCAGCCGCTGTATAATGAAGATAGAACAAAAGTACTGGTATTTAATGGAGAAATTTATAATTATCAGGAATTGAGAGAAAAATTAATTGAGGCGGGACATGAGTTTAAGACACATACCGATTCAGAGACACTTCTTCATGGATATGAGGAGTGGGGAGAAGCGTTGGTTGACCGTCTTCGTGGAATGTATGGGTTTGTAATTTGGGACAGAGAAAAGAAAAAAATGTTTGGCGCGAGAGATATTTTCGGTATCAAACCATTTTACTATGCACAGATGAACGGAAGTTTTTTATTTGGTTCCGAGATCAAATCGTTTGTGGAACACCCGAAATTCGATAAAGTATTTAATGAGGAGGCACTGGGAAATTATTTATCATTCCAGTTTGTGCCTACAAATGAGACCTTTTTTAAAGGGGTATATTGTCTCCAGCCGGGACATTATTTTACTTACGAGGATGGAAAGCTTGAGGTTACAAGATACTTTGAACCGAATTTTACAGGAGATACGGACAAGTCATTTGATGAGGTTGTGGATGAAATCGAGAAAGTGATGAAAGAGTCTGTAGAGATGCATAAGATCAGTGATGTGGAGGTTGGATCTTATCTTTCAAGCGGTGTGGACTCCAGCTACATGGCTTATTTAGGACAGGTTGACCGCACGTTCACAGTCGGATTTGGGGAAGAGAAATACAGTGAGATTCATGATGCAAAAGAATTTGCAAAGAGTATTCATATGAAGAACGACAGCAAGATTATTGAACCGGATGAGTATTGGGATGCGCTTTCTGATATTATGTATTATATGGACGAGCCTGTGGCGGATCCGGCAGCGATTGCGCTTTACTTTTTGAGTAAGGAGGCCGCCAAAAAGGTAAAAGTAGTTCTGTCAGGAGAAGGTTCAGATGAGTTGTTCGGTGGATATAATATTTATTGTGAGCCTCTTGAGTACACCGGATTTAACAAAGTGCCGTTATTTATCCGCAGGATGTTAGGGGCATTTGCGGAAAACTGCATGCCAAGGTCGATGAAGGGACGCGGATTTTTGATGCGTCACGGAAAAACGCTAGAAGAGCGTTATATTGGAAATGCGAAGATATTTACAGAAAAAGAGGCGAAGAAAGCGATTAAAAAAGGATTTGAACCGGGTTGCATGAAAGTGACTGCTCCGATCTATGAGAGAGTAAAAGGAAAAGATCCGGTCACAAAGATGCAGTACCTGGACATTCATCTCTGGCTTGTGCATGATATCCTGATGAAAGGGGACAAGATGGGAATGGCAAACTCTTTGGAAGTGCGTGTCCCATTTTTGGATAAACAAGTGCTGGAATTGGCGCAGACGCTTCCGCTTCAGTATAAGGTGGACGCGCCAAAGACGAAGATTGCGCTTCGTGCGGCAGCGGAGAGAGTCATTCGCAGCAAGACTGCAGAAAAGAAAAAACTTGGTTTCCCGATTCCGATTCGTGTATGGCTCAAGGAAGAGAAATATTATAATAGGGTAAAAACGCAATTTTCATCAAAAGAAGCACAACAGTTCTTTAATGTATCGTATCTTCTGAAACTTTTGGAAGAACATAAAGCAGGAAAGCAGGATAACAGCCGTAAGATATGGACGGTATATATTTTCTTATTGTGGTATGACAGATATTTTGCAAATGGGAAACCGATACATCCATCTATGAATAACGGGCAGTAA
- a CDS encoding manganese catalase family protein, producing MWNYEKRLQYPVKITQTNPKIAQVIITQFGGPDGELAASMRYLSQRYTMPYKEVTGILTDIGTEELAHMEMICAIVHQLTRNLSVEEVEKYGFDKYYVDHTLALWPQAASGAPWTATYFQSKGDPITDLHEDMAAEQKARTTYDNILRLVKDPEVCDPIRFLREREIVHYQRFGESLRIVQDDLDSKNFYAINPEFDMRGNCNCK from the coding sequence ATGTGGAATTATGAGAAACGATTGCAGTATCCGGTAAAAATTACGCAGACAAATCCAAAGATTGCTCAGGTAATTATTACGCAATTCGGAGGACCTGACGGCGAACTGGCTGCTTCTATGAGATATTTGTCGCAGCGTTATACGATGCCGTATAAAGAAGTGACCGGAATTTTAACGGACATCGGCACGGAAGAGCTGGCCCACATGGAGATGATTTGTGCCATTGTCCACCAGCTCACCAGAAATCTTTCAGTAGAAGAGGTTGAAAAATATGGCTTTGACAAATATTATGTAGACCACACCCTTGCGCTTTGGCCACAGGCGGCAAGCGGAGCACCGTGGACGGCGACATATTTTCAGTCAAAAGGAGATCCAATTACGGATCTACATGAGGATATGGCAGCAGAGCAGAAGGCGAGAACGACGTATGACAATATTTTACGTCTCGTAAAAGATCCGGAAGTGTGTGATCCGATTCGTTTCCTGCGAGAGCGTGAAATCGTGCATTACCAAAGATTTGGTGAAAGTCTTAGAATCGTGCAGGATGATTTGGACAGTAAGAATTTCTATGCGATCAATCCGGAATTTGATATGAGAGGGAACTGTAATTGTAAGTAG
- a CDS encoding spore coat protein CotJB yields the protein MMAKPCRKDLLQWINVVSFAVDDVKLFLDTHPCDQNALAYFQEYSRMRNEALKEYAKYYGPLTIDTAAESCADRWNWINEPWPWQEGGC from the coding sequence ATGATGGCAAAACCTTGTAGAAAAGATTTACTGCAATGGATCAATGTAGTAAGTTTTGCGGTAGATGATGTGAAATTGTTTTTGGATACCCATCCATGTGACCAGAATGCGCTTGCGTATTTTCAGGAATACAGCAGGATGCGAAATGAGGCGTTAAAAGAGTATGCGAAATACTACGGACCGCTTACGATTGACACGGCGGCGGAATCCTGCGCAGACAGATGGAACTGGATCAACGAGCCATGGCCATGGCAGGAAGGGGGATGTTAA
- a CDS encoding spore coat associated protein CotJA, translated as MQNYRDNIMQYRANRQMAPCCEKNDALEGMPLAMAYVPWQMWRKLYDAEKGFSCGTIFEELNKPFRGMGGCQR; from the coding sequence ATGCAAAATTATCGCGATAATATCATGCAATACCGGGCGAACAGACAAATGGCTCCGTGCTGCGAAAAAAATGATGCATTAGAGGGAATGCCTCTGGCGATGGCATATGTGCCATGGCAGATGTGGAGAAAGCTTTATGATGCAGAAAAAGGGTTCTCCTGTGGAACGATTTTCGAGGAATTGAATAAACCATTTCGAGGGATGGGAGGGTGTCAGAGATGA
- a CDS encoding DUF3114 domain-containing protein has translation MKEKWKIAVAFLVLGVFIVAGNLRVSATESEDLFLKDILDDSTYVKAILGGGYLGKTILYDVDGEKTVVYPNDGEHKTIVRNGQKATVFYGKYRGKDEHKDYRDLFPELDISFFYDPVKELGLKMSEIQEQNYQIEVTKQEQIENFLVPLSFVGVIDNEMFTISQIDILFDEACRPIEIRFHITSDVAQQDRITYLEQQLNQKFEYTTREVVENAFSDVEDEIAQIKPFEEVEVIDYIDELSNVVKVTDEHFLLVLQAQTEELTDRAGWDKRAVFAYLEAVDNKFGQFAKGYEGEQITQEEYLEQLDRVYKSAHLVGSDVYTYMFESSELKAKKKALLVIEQMGGYLDENGMLQLKDGDEFYLSMEPHSVFLEDYAQCVRDAYQKKNKTYKRLDDTMIHQFRMYIDKHNIEYVRNNFDGKTDYEKLKNYAAEFEFSLYYGEPSRHHNKIQKDSAFDGQKYDKILTPNRLSEFIINVETGEFVTEWDVLKTKDTQTVMSKDSSYKKEKESSQKKVVDTESFNYAPADYVEAHQMLDVLPASPAKEKKLYLENDLKKLLKKTWKSPEKKIYREKYRKPSDYLK, from the coding sequence ATGAAAGAAAAATGGAAAATAGCAGTGGCATTTCTTGTACTGGGAGTATTTATTGTGGCAGGAAATTTGCGTGTGAGTGCAACAGAATCCGAAGACCTGTTCCTGAAGGATATTTTGGATGACAGTACGTATGTAAAAGCGATACTCGGAGGAGGGTATCTTGGCAAAACCATTTTGTATGATGTAGATGGAGAGAAGACAGTTGTATATCCAAATGACGGTGAACATAAGACGATTGTAAGAAATGGGCAAAAAGCGACTGTGTTTTATGGGAAATATCGAGGAAAAGATGAGCATAAGGACTATCGGGATTTGTTTCCGGAACTGGATATTTCATTTTTTTATGATCCGGTGAAAGAATTAGGGCTAAAGATGAGTGAAATACAGGAACAGAATTATCAGATTGAAGTAACTAAGCAGGAACAGATTGAAAACTTCCTTGTTCCGTTATCTTTTGTGGGTGTGATTGACAATGAGATGTTTACGATTTCACAAATCGATATTTTGTTCGATGAGGCATGCCGCCCGATTGAGATACGGTTTCACATCACATCGGATGTGGCGCAGCAGGATCGGATTACCTATTTAGAGCAGCAGCTGAATCAGAAGTTTGAATATACAACAAGAGAAGTTGTAGAGAATGCTTTTTCTGATGTGGAAGACGAAATTGCACAGATCAAACCGTTTGAGGAAGTTGAAGTAATTGACTATATTGATGAACTGTCAAATGTGGTCAAAGTGACAGATGAGCATTTTCTGCTTGTTCTACAGGCGCAGACGGAAGAGTTGACGGACCGTGCGGGGTGGGACAAAAGAGCTGTGTTTGCGTATCTGGAGGCGGTCGATAATAAGTTCGGACAGTTTGCCAAGGGATATGAAGGGGAACAGATTACACAAGAGGAGTATCTGGAGCAGTTGGACAGAGTGTACAAATCGGCACATTTGGTCGGCTCAGATGTCTATACCTATATGTTTGAGTCCAGTGAGCTTAAAGCAAAGAAGAAAGCGTTGCTTGTCATAGAGCAGATGGGTGGATATTTGGATGAGAACGGGATGTTACAATTGAAAGACGGAGATGAATTTTATCTGAGTATGGAACCACATTCTGTTTTTCTGGAGGATTATGCCCAATGTGTCCGAGATGCTTATCAGAAGAAAAATAAAACGTATAAGCGGTTGGATGATACGATGATTCACCAATTCCGTATGTATATAGATAAACATAATATAGAATATGTGCGCAATAACTTTGACGGGAAGACGGACTATGAGAAATTGAAAAATTATGCGGCGGAGTTTGAGTTCTCTTTGTATTATGGAGAACCCTCCAGACATCACAATAAAATTCAAAAAGACAGTGCATTTGACGGACAAAAGTACGATAAAATTCTGACGCCGAACAGGCTGTCAGAGTTTATCATCAATGTGGAGACGGGAGAATTTGTGACAGAGTGGGACGTGCTGAAAACGAAAGATACACAGACTGTGATGAGCAAAGATTCTTCCTATAAAAAAGAGAAAGAAAGTTCCCAAAAAAAGGTGGTGGATACGGAATCTTTCAATTATGCTCCGGCGGACTATGTGGAGGCACATCAGATGCTTGATGTACTGCCGGCATCGCCTGCCAAGGAGAAAAAGCTTTATTTGGAAAATGATTTGAAGAAACTGTTGAAAAAAACATGGAAAAGTCCAGAGAAGAAAATTTACCGGGAAAAATACAGGAAACCAAGTGATTATTTAAAATAG
- a CDS encoding metal-binding protein yields the protein MTIIKAEDMHCEKCVERITKAMTDAGLDFQVSLADKTVSIDGCDSCVKKALEILDDLGFEGIVQK from the coding sequence ATGACAATCATTAAAGCAGAAGATATGCACTGTGAAAAATGTGTAGAACGAATCACGAAGGCGATGACAGATGCAGGACTTGATTTTCAGGTAAGCCTTGCAGACAAGACAGTTTCCATTGATGGATGCGACAGTTGTGTGAAAAAAGCGCTGGAGATTTTAGATGATTTGGGATTCGAGGGAATCGTTCAGAAATAG
- a CDS encoding metal-sensing transcriptional repressor: protein MEENKCCERTKHRSEKEKKDLITRLNRIEGQVRGIKNMVEEERYCVEILNQVSAVQSALNSFNKKLLASHIHSCVVEDIRDGKDEAVDELCEVIQKLMK, encoded by the coding sequence ATGGAAGAAAACAAATGCTGTGAAAGAACAAAACATCGTTCAGAAAAAGAGAAGAAAGACTTGATAACTCGCCTGAATCGAATCGAAGGTCAGGTCAGAGGGATTAAGAACATGGTGGAGGAAGAACGCTATTGCGTTGAGATTTTAAATCAGGTATCAGCAGTTCAATCCGCACTGAACAGTTTCAATAAAAAGTTGTTGGCAAGTCATATTCATTCGTGTGTAGTAGAAGACATACGAGACGGAAAAGATGAAGCGGTAGATGAACTGTGTGAGGTAATACAAAAATTAATGAAATAG
- a CDS encoding heavy metal translocating P-type ATPase — MVTEKYNISGMTCAACSSAVERVTRKLEGVSESNVNLTTGILTITYDETKITQNDVVTKVERAGFGAELHVEKNKEEKVKEEEALEQDIKKTKHRLVTNVLLAIPLLYISMGHMVPFPMPLPNILDMHHNPLNFALAQLILTTIILYNGKKFYLVGFKSLFRGHPNMDSLVAIGTGSAFLYSLVMTISIPGNENAVHNLYYESAAIVVTLVMVGKYMEGRSKGKTSEAIRKLMELAPDTAVVIRDGEQKEVPVESVALGELILIKPGSRIPLDGIVVEGSTSVDESMLTGESIPVEKEKEDEVIGGSVNYQGAITVKVTHIGADTTLAKIVKMMEDAQGKKAPISKLADTVAGYFVPTVMTIAVVASIIWMLLGHDITFVLTIFVSVLVIACPCALGLATPTAIMVGTGLGANHGILIKSGEALEISHKVDAVVLDKTGTITEGKPTVMQVISHSESEEKLLQIAASCEQVSEHPLGAAIVNGAKDRGIELEKVVEFQSITGQGIEAIIAGKTYYIGNKKLCVEQKIDFSEYEEEALQIAGKGQTPMFVASGGKVIGIVSVADTVKETSKAAIQKIKELGIEVHMLTGDNRLTAEYIGETVGVDHVIAEVLPNDKASVVEVLQKEGKCVMMVGDGINDAPALVQADVGVAIGSGSDIALDSSDIVLMKSNLQDVYKAIRLSKATIRNIKQNLFWAFFYNACGLPLAAGALYAINGTLLNPIFAGLAMSLSSVCVVGNALRLKTTKLD, encoded by the coding sequence ATGGTTACAGAAAAATATAATATATCAGGAATGACATGTGCGGCATGCAGCAGTGCGGTGGAGCGTGTCACAAGAAAGCTTGAGGGTGTCTCGGAGAGCAATGTGAATCTGACAACGGGAATTTTGACGATCACGTATGATGAGACAAAGATTACACAAAATGATGTAGTGACAAAGGTGGAACGTGCAGGTTTTGGGGCAGAACTGCATGTGGAGAAGAACAAAGAAGAAAAAGTGAAAGAGGAGGAAGCTTTAGAGCAGGACATCAAAAAGACAAAGCATAGATTGGTCACGAATGTACTGCTGGCAATTCCGTTGCTTTACATTTCCATGGGGCATATGGTTCCCTTCCCGATGCCTTTGCCGAACATTTTGGACATGCACCATAATCCGCTGAATTTTGCTTTGGCACAGCTGATTTTGACAACGATTATCTTATATAATGGAAAAAAATTCTATCTGGTAGGATTTAAAAGTTTGTTCCGCGGACATCCGAATATGGATTCCCTTGTTGCAATCGGAACAGGAAGTGCCTTTTTGTACAGCTTAGTTATGACGATTTCTATTCCGGGCAATGAAAATGCAGTACACAATCTGTACTATGAATCTGCGGCAATCGTTGTTACGCTTGTCATGGTAGGAAAGTATATGGAAGGACGAAGCAAAGGAAAGACGTCAGAGGCAATTCGCAAGCTGATGGAGCTAGCGCCGGATACGGCAGTTGTGATACGAGACGGAGAACAGAAAGAGGTACCAGTGGAATCTGTCGCGCTTGGCGAACTGATCTTGATTAAGCCGGGGAGTCGTATTCCGCTGGATGGAATTGTGGTGGAAGGAAGTACCAGTGTGGATGAATCGATGCTCACAGGTGAGAGTATCCCGGTAGAGAAAGAAAAAGAAGATGAAGTAATCGGAGGAAGCGTAAACTATCAAGGTGCGATCACTGTAAAAGTAACTCATATTGGCGCAGACACGACACTTGCAAAAATTGTGAAGATGATGGAAGACGCACAGGGAAAGAAGGCTCCGATTTCAAAATTGGCAGATACTGTGGCAGGCTATTTTGTTCCGACTGTTATGACGATTGCAGTTGTGGCAAGTATCATTTGGATGCTACTTGGACATGATATTACCTTTGTGCTGACAATTTTTGTATCTGTGCTCGTCATTGCATGCCCGTGTGCGCTTGGACTTGCAACTCCGACAGCGATCATGGTAGGAACCGGACTTGGGGCAAACCACGGTATTTTGATTAAGAGTGGGGAGGCACTGGAGATCAGCCATAAAGTTGACGCGGTTGTATTGGATAAGACGGGAACGATCACAGAGGGAAAACCGACTGTTATGCAAGTGATAAGCCACAGCGAAAGTGAGGAAAAATTGCTTCAGATTGCAGCGTCCTGTGAACAAGTGTCAGAGCATCCGCTTGGAGCCGCGATTGTAAATGGTGCAAAAGATCGTGGAATAGAATTAGAAAAAGTGGTTGAGTTCCAAAGTATTACTGGTCAGGGAATTGAAGCAATCATTGCCGGAAAGACTTATTATATAGGAAACAAAAAGCTTTGCGTGGAACAGAAGATCGATTTTTCCGAATATGAGGAGGAGGCGCTTCAGATTGCGGGAAAAGGACAGACACCGATGTTTGTAGCTTCAGGCGGTAAAGTAATCGGGATTGTGAGTGTCGCAGATACTGTCAAAGAGACGAGTAAAGCGGCAATTCAAAAAATCAAAGAACTGGGGATTGAGGTACACATGCTGACAGGAGATAACCGTCTGACAGCAGAATATATAGGAGAAACAGTGGGGGTAGATCATGTGATTGCAGAAGTGCTGCCAAATGATAAAGCATCTGTTGTAGAAGTACTGCAAAAAGAAGGAAAATGTGTTATGATGGTAGGAGATGGAATCAATGATGCACCGGCGCTTGTACAGGCAGATGTCGGAGTTGCAATCGGAAGCGGAAGTGATATCGCATTGGATTCCAGTGATATTGTATTGATGAAGTCAAATCTGCAGGATGTATATAAAGCAATTCGGTTGAGCAAGGCAACGATCCGCAATATTAAACAGAATCTGTTTTGGGCATTTTTCTATAATGCATGCGGTCTTCCGCTGGCAGCCGGAGCGTTATATGCAATCAACGGAACGCTGTTGAATCCGATCTTTGCAGGGTTGGCGATGTCTCTTAGCTCAGTCTGTGTAGTTGGAAATGCTTTGAGACTTAAGACGACAAAGTTGGACTAG
- the glyA gene encoding serine hydroxymethyltransferase, giving the protein MYEFDELKTADAEIAEAITKEMERQNSHIELIASENWVSHAVMAAMGSPLTNKYAEGYPAKRYYGGCECVDVVENLAIERAKKLFGCDYANVQPHSGAQANMAVFFAMLMPGDKVLGMNLDHGGHLTHGSPVNMSGKYFDVVFYGVNDEGFIDYEDVRQIALREQPKLIVAGASAYARTIDFKKFREIADEVGAYLMVDMAHIAGLVAAGLHPSPIPYADVVTTTTHKTLRGPRGGMILCNQEAADKFNFNKAVFPGIQGGPLMHVIAGKAVSFKEALQPEFKVYQGQIVKNAKALCDGLMRRGVKIVSGGTDNHLMLVDLSGTDLSGKELEKRLDRAHITCNKNTIPNDPRSPFVTSGVRLGTPAVTTRGMVETDMDKIAEAIALVMESEENIEKVKVMVAELTEKYSLS; this is encoded by the coding sequence ATGTACGAATTTGATGAATTAAAAACAGCAGACGCTGAAATAGCAGAAGCGATAACGAAAGAGATGGAAAGACAGAATTCTCATATTGAGCTGATTGCATCAGAAAACTGGGTGAGTCATGCGGTGATGGCAGCGATGGGAAGCCCTTTGACGAATAAATATGCAGAAGGGTATCCGGCTAAGCGTTATTATGGTGGTTGTGAGTGTGTAGATGTTGTTGAGAATCTTGCAATAGAACGTGCAAAAAAATTATTTGGATGTGATTATGCGAATGTACAGCCTCATTCAGGAGCGCAGGCAAACATGGCGGTATTTTTTGCAATGCTGATGCCGGGAGATAAAGTACTTGGCATGAATTTGGATCATGGCGGTCATCTGACACATGGATCACCGGTTAACATGTCCGGAAAATATTTTGATGTTGTGTTTTACGGGGTGAATGATGAAGGATTCATTGACTATGAAGATGTGAGACAGATTGCATTGAGAGAACAGCCGAAATTAATTGTGGCAGGTGCAAGCGCATATGCAAGAACTATCGACTTTAAAAAATTCCGGGAGATTGCAGATGAAGTAGGAGCGTATCTTATGGTGGATATGGCACACATTGCAGGACTTGTGGCTGCCGGACTGCACCCATCGCCAATTCCGTATGCAGATGTGGTTACGACCACTACTCATAAGACGCTCAGAGGCCCTCGTGGAGGAATGATTTTATGTAATCAGGAGGCAGCAGATAAATTTAACTTTAACAAAGCCGTGTTCCCGGGAATTCAGGGAGGACCGCTCATGCATGTGATCGCTGGAAAAGCGGTATCCTTTAAAGAAGCATTGCAGCCGGAATTTAAGGTGTATCAGGGGCAAATCGTAAAAAATGCAAAGGCGCTCTGTGACGGATTAATGAGACGTGGAGTGAAAATTGTCTCAGGTGGAACGGATAATCATCTGATGCTTGTTGATTTAAGCGGAACAGATTTAAGCGGAAAAGAATTGGAAAAACGTTTGGACCGTGCACATATTACATGTAATAAAAATACGATTCCAAACGATCCAAGATCACCGTTTGTGACGAGCGGTGTTCGACTTGGAACTCCTGCAGTTACGACAAGAGGTATGGTCGAAACAGATATGGACAAGATTGCAGAGGCAATCGCACTTGTGATGGAAAGTGAAGAAAATATTGAAAAAGTAAAAGTAATGGTGGCAGAATTAACAGAAAAATATTCGTTGTCTTAG